Proteins from a genomic interval of Nitrosomonas sp.:
- a CDS encoding BON domain-containing protein, with the protein MTVTGIGISASTGTLMLEDRRSSGVFIEDEQIRLVTARRIQEKFGDDVHINVTSFNRNVLLTGEALTETTRNEIFKLAANVKNVRNIFNEVVIAPQSSLTTRSNDALITSKIKSVFLNNDSFQTNHVKVVTERNMVYLTGIVKRAEGEKAVELASGTPDVIKVIKVFEYLD; encoded by the coding sequence ATGACCGTTACCGGTATAGGCATCAGTGCAAGCACTGGCACTCTAATGTTGGAAGATCGCCGTAGCAGCGGAGTTTTCATTGAAGACGAACAAATCAGGCTTGTAACAGCCCGCAGGATTCAAGAGAAATTCGGTGATGATGTGCACATAAACGTAACCAGCTTTAACCGCAATGTATTGCTGACAGGAGAAGCGTTAACCGAAACAACCAGAAATGAGATATTCAAACTAGCAGCAAATGTGAAAAATGTTCGTAATATCTTTAATGAAGTCGTAATCGCACCTCAGAGCTCTTTGACTACCAGAAGTAACGATGCCCTGATAACGTCAAAAATCAAGTCAGTATTTTTGAATAACGATTCCTTTCAAACCAATCACGTTAAAGTGGTTACTGAGCGCAATATGGTTTATCTAACAGGGATTGTCAAACGTGCTGAAGGAGAAAAAGCAGTCGAATTGGCTAGCGGAACGCCTGATGTGATTAAAGTTATAAAAGTTTTTGAGTATCTCGATTAG
- a CDS encoding FAD-binding protein, whose protein sequence is MLAPDFIIALEESIPSDRYYLDPVDCYAYAYDNSRKIFPPECVIFPQTTAEVSQLINLCRLYQIPVTARGRGTGTAGGSLPERGGVTLSMERMTRIIRVDATNRMLVTEPGALNESIQLAARPHELFWPPDPSSAAYSTIGGNLATSAGGPHAVKYGTTRDHVLGLTAVTGTGEIIQTGCYTTKGVVGYDLTRLLIGSEGTLAIITEATLKLTPLPVAKGGLTAHYRDNMSCAQAVVNIMRQAQGPSALEFLDAGSLSLIRSRDPEIAPSASNAMLMIEIDGTTREIKSVTEQLLQACQNDGLLIASACTSTDQLWKARKILSPLLRDIAPKKINEDIVVPISKIPDLLTGLSQLCSHYELKNINFGHIGNGNIHVNLLIDPDDSRELERAHTCLDKIFDLVIQLQGTLSGEHGVGSEKRAYINKELSNATITLMQRVKQAFDPDNILNPGKIFPQL, encoded by the coding sequence ATGCTAGCGCCTGACTTTATTATCGCACTGGAGGAATCCATCCCTTCTGATCGATATTATCTTGATCCGGTAGATTGCTATGCCTATGCATACGATAACAGCAGAAAGATTTTTCCACCTGAGTGCGTTATTTTTCCGCAGACAACCGCAGAAGTTTCTCAATTAATTAATTTATGTCGTCTTTATCAAATCCCTGTGACGGCGCGTGGTCGCGGAACAGGCACCGCTGGAGGTAGCCTGCCGGAACGGGGCGGTGTTACCTTGTCTATGGAGCGGATGACACGGATTATTAGGGTCGATGCAACTAACCGTATGTTAGTTACTGAACCTGGTGCGCTTAATGAAAGCATACAGCTAGCTGCCAGACCACACGAACTTTTCTGGCCACCAGATCCTTCAAGTGCAGCTTATTCCACTATCGGAGGCAATCTTGCGACAAGTGCCGGCGGACCTCATGCCGTAAAATATGGAACTACGCGCGATCATGTTCTCGGCCTGACCGCAGTCACAGGAACAGGAGAAATTATCCAAACGGGTTGTTATACAACAAAAGGAGTGGTGGGTTACGACCTTACTCGTTTGTTGATCGGCTCTGAAGGTACACTTGCCATTATCACCGAAGCAACTCTCAAATTGACTCCCCTACCTGTCGCAAAAGGTGGGCTTACCGCTCACTACCGTGACAATATGAGCTGCGCACAGGCCGTCGTAAACATCATGCGGCAGGCACAAGGACCGAGCGCACTCGAGTTTCTCGATGCAGGCTCACTCTCACTGATTCGGTCAAGAGATCCCGAGATAGCGCCGTCTGCTTCAAATGCTATGCTGATGATTGAGATTGACGGAACCACAAGGGAGATTAAGAGCGTTACTGAACAACTGCTTCAAGCATGTCAAAATGATGGTTTATTAATAGCCTCTGCTTGCACCAGCACGGATCAGTTATGGAAAGCAAGGAAAATATTGTCGCCACTGTTGCGTGACATCGCGCCCAAAAAGATTAATGAAGATATTGTTGTACCCATCAGCAAAATACCTGATTTGTTGACAGGTCTATCACAACTCTGCAGTCATTACGAACTCAAGAATATCAATTTTGGGCATATTGGAAACGGTAACATTCATGTCAACCTATTGATAGATCCGGATGATTCTCGTGAACTTGAGAGAGCACATACTTGTTTAGATAAGATTTTTGATCTCGTTATTCAGTTACAAGGCACACTATCAGGTGAGCATGGCGTAGGATCAGAGAAACGAGCGTACATTAACAAAGAATTAAGTAACGCAACAATCACATTGATGCAGCGGGTAAAGCAGGCTTTTGATCCAGATAACATCCTGAATCCTGGAAAAATATTCCCACAATTATGA
- a CDS encoding protoheme IX farnesyltransferase, with product MTTNSLTWEDASARVVQFYRLTKPRVVSLIVFTAVIGMLLSVPGAVPLDILIFGTVGISLVAGAAAALNCLVEHKFDAIMARTKGRPLPQGKVSVPETLFFLTLVGGSGLLILYQWVNPLTMWLTLGTFVGYAIIYTLILKPLTPQNIVIGGASGAMPPVLGWTAVTGEISADALLLFLIIFAWTPPHFWALALYRKSDYAKIGMPMLPVTHGDAFTRLHVLLYTIILCIVTLLPYLTQMSGLIYLMSVLVLDAVFLYYAVKIYLNYTDQIAREAFRFSILYLTILFAALLVDHYFYF from the coding sequence ATGACTACAAATTCATTAACATGGGAAGATGCCTCTGCGAGGGTGGTGCAGTTCTATCGGCTAACCAAGCCGAGGGTCGTGTCACTGATTGTCTTTACAGCAGTTATTGGTATGCTTTTGTCCGTTCCCGGAGCTGTCCCACTTGATATCCTGATTTTTGGTACGGTTGGTATTTCTCTCGTGGCTGGTGCGGCAGCAGCTTTGAATTGCTTGGTGGAGCATAAATTTGATGCGATTATGGCACGCACCAAAGGTAGACCATTACCACAAGGTAAAGTCAGTGTACCTGAAACATTATTTTTTCTGACACTGGTTGGTGGTTCTGGATTGCTAATACTTTACCAATGGGTTAATCCATTGACTATGTGGTTAACGTTAGGTACTTTTGTTGGTTATGCGATTATCTACACATTAATACTTAAACCATTAACTCCACAAAATATCGTGATTGGTGGAGCATCAGGTGCAATGCCACCCGTATTGGGATGGACAGCGGTAACGGGTGAAATTTCCGCTGACGCATTATTACTGTTTTTGATTATCTTTGCTTGGACCCCCCCTCATTTCTGGGCACTGGCACTTTATCGTAAGTCTGACTATGCCAAAATTGGTATGCCCATGTTGCCGGTAACGCATGGCGATGCTTTTACGCGCTTACATGTGCTGCTGTATACAATCATATTATGCATCGTAACGCTTCTGCCTTATCTGACTCAAATGAGTGGTTTAATCTATTTGATGAGTGTATTGGTACTGGATGCTGTCTTCCTGTATTACGCAGTTAAGATTTATCTGAATTATACGGATCAGATTGCCAGAGAGGCTTTTCGATTTTCGATACTTTATCTAACAATTTTGTTTGCAGCTTTATTGGTAGATCATTATTTTTACTTCTAG
- a CDS encoding SURF1 family protein, with the protein MRLGYWQLSRAEEKETRFSKLEAFAKQPAITIPSVLIDFESIQYRRAEVRGYFVPELTALLDNKVYNGVAGYHVLTPLRIENSDMHVLVNRGWIAANANRVDFPEINTSVENIDIVGTVVSPNIKAIALSQDQVSGKVWQNFELARYQEITGIVLQPALLLQEENHDWVMDHLIRKWERPDSGAAKNLGYALQWFSLAAATLLIYIVLNVKRKDPQG; encoded by the coding sequence ATGCGACTGGGTTATTGGCAGCTATCACGAGCAGAGGAAAAAGAAACCCGATTCTCAAAGCTAGAAGCATTTGCAAAACAGCCTGCGATAACAATCCCGTCAGTATTGATTGATTTTGAGAGCATACAATATCGTCGAGCTGAGGTGCGCGGTTATTTCGTGCCGGAGCTAACGGCATTGCTGGATAATAAAGTCTACAACGGCGTGGCTGGCTATCATGTTTTGACTCCATTACGAATTGAGAACAGTGATATGCATGTGTTAGTTAATCGTGGTTGGATTGCAGCAAATGCAAATCGGGTAGATTTTCCTGAAATAAACACTTCAGTCGAGAACATTGATATTGTTGGTACAGTGGTTTCTCCAAATATTAAGGCCATTGCGCTCTCACAGGATCAGGTGAGTGGCAAGGTTTGGCAGAATTTTGAATTAGCACGCTATCAAGAAATTACCGGCATAGTTCTTCAGCCAGCTTTACTGCTTCAAGAGGAAAATCATGATTGGGTAATGGATCACCTGATTAGAAAATGGGAACGACCTGATTCTGGTGCAGCCAAGAATCTTGGCTATGCTCTTCAGTGGTTTTCTTTGGCGGCAGCAACACTTCTTATCTATATAGTACTCAATGTCAAACGAAAAGACCCGCAGGGGTAG
- a CDS encoding cytochrome c oxidase subunit 3, with product MSQATGHYYVPAPSKWPIVGSSALVFMGFGAALTMNKLPLGYGLLAIGFAILVYMLFGWFGDVIRESEAGIYHAQEDKSFRWGMTWFILSEVMFFAAFFGALYYMRTFSLPWLSGEGVGGVDQALLWPNFAGDWPTAGPGFANNFTPMGAWGIPAINTFLLLSSGVTITLAHWALQKNDRGGLKLWMLATVALGITFLGFQIYEYGHAYADLNLRLTSGAYGSTFYMLTGFHGFHVTLGTIMLIVIYFRSAAGHFKPEHHFGFEGVAWYWHFVDVVWLGLFIFVYLV from the coding sequence ATGAGTCAAGCAACAGGGCATTATTATGTGCCAGCACCATCAAAATGGCCTATAGTCGGGTCGTCTGCATTGGTATTCATGGGTTTTGGTGCAGCGCTCACCATGAATAAATTACCACTCGGTTATGGCTTGTTGGCAATAGGATTTGCAATACTTGTCTATATGCTATTTGGTTGGTTCGGAGATGTTATTCGCGAAAGCGAAGCTGGTATATATCATGCTCAGGAAGATAAATCGTTCAGGTGGGGAATGACTTGGTTTATTTTATCGGAAGTCATGTTTTTTGCTGCTTTTTTTGGCGCGCTGTATTATATGCGTACTTTTTCCCTGCCTTGGTTATCCGGTGAGGGTGTCGGTGGAGTGGATCAAGCCCTGTTGTGGCCAAATTTTGCTGGTGATTGGCCAACGGCAGGCCCTGGCTTTGCGAATAATTTTACCCCTATGGGTGCGTGGGGAATCCCCGCCATCAATACCTTTTTGCTGCTGTCCTCTGGAGTGACTATTACTCTTGCGCATTGGGCATTGCAAAAAAATGACCGTGGTGGACTTAAATTATGGATGTTGGCAACCGTTGCGCTAGGGATAACCTTTCTTGGGTTTCAGATTTATGAATACGGCCACGCTTACGCTGATCTAAACCTGAGACTTACCAGCGGGGCTTACGGTTCGACATTCTATATGCTGACAGGTTTCCATGGCTTTCATGTGACACTTGGTACGATCATGTTGATTGTAATTTACTTCAGAAGTGCGGCTGGACATTTTAAACCCGAACATCATTTTGGTTTTGAAGGTGTGGCATGGTATTGGCACTTTGTGGATGTGGTGTGGTTGGGTTTATTTATATTTGTGTATCTAGTTTGA
- a CDS encoding DUF2970 domain-containing protein gives MTERDTGKATVIQVAKAVFFSFIGIRKQGDLESDAAKITLLQAVVGGIVGCLIFVASLILLVRIVTS, from the coding sequence TTGACTGAACGTGACACGGGTAAGGCAACCGTAATACAAGTAGCAAAGGCGGTTTTCTTCTCTTTTATTGGTATCAGAAAACAAGGGGATCTGGAGAGTGATGCAGCCAAAATAACGCTATTACAGGCAGTTGTCGGCGGTATCGTTGGTTGTTTGATATTTGTTGCGAGCCTGATTTTGCTCGTGCGTATTGTAACAAGTTGA
- a CDS encoding cytochrome c oxidase assembly protein, protein MKLSESRVNAEMLRKLLIFSVVMFGFGYAMVPLYEKFCEVTGIYELQRPDVLDKSTKVDETRVINIQLDANVRGLPWSFRPLQSAIQVHPGKSAEVKYEISNQSDKTLAGQAIPSYSPRNLERYLKKFECFCFTRQDLEGGESRQLSVRFVIDPDLPKDVHTATLSYTFFSLMRD, encoded by the coding sequence ATGAAACTAAGCGAGTCCAGAGTTAATGCAGAAATGCTGAGAAAGCTATTAATTTTCAGCGTGGTGATGTTTGGGTTTGGATATGCAATGGTTCCTCTTTATGAGAAGTTTTGTGAGGTAACGGGAATATATGAATTGCAACGACCGGATGTGCTGGATAAATCTACAAAGGTTGATGAAACCAGAGTAATCAATATTCAGCTAGATGCAAATGTACGCGGGCTGCCTTGGAGCTTCAGACCTTTGCAGTCCGCTATACAAGTGCATCCAGGTAAATCAGCAGAAGTTAAATACGAAATCAGTAATCAGTCAGACAAAACTCTGGCTGGTCAAGCTATTCCAAGCTATAGCCCCAGAAATCTTGAACGTTATCTAAAAAAGTTTGAGTGTTTTTGTTTTACTCGTCAGGATCTTGAAGGTGGCGAAAGTAGACAGCTGTCTGTCAGGTTTGTAATAGACCCTGATCTTCCTAAAGATGTACATACAGCTACGCTGTCATATACATTTTTTTCCTTGATGAGGGATTGA